The Linepithema humile isolate Giens D197 chromosome 7, Lhum_UNIL_v1.0, whole genome shotgun sequence genome has a window encoding:
- the LOC105669186 gene encoding uncharacterized protein isoform X1, translating into MPKDIQFLCKRRKNQLINHELNKVLNYNTLHLIKLDEASSAMTNTKTTMINSVETSKINISQDEDENNELSAQLLSDNENVQHNSELQESFSTDSECNNGTTLTEDLQQFIIERCISHNTSNKLLQILRKHGHVELPTDVRVLVKTPRNTSATFISLGSGKYIHFGLASGLKRSIKMYSNFINDNNIKININVDGLPISKSSGSQFWPIMISIQDIDIYTLPVIIGVYHGMCKPNNCNDFLANFVDELVLLSKNGIIVSNKKYVVIVNAIVCDAPAKSFITCTKGHTGYFACSKCIQEGDFVRNRVIFPETNNALRTDQSFRNRTQSEHHNGDSILERLSIDMVLQIGLDYMHLVCLGVMKRMLQLWVRGKKDVRLVTGDVDSVSHDLLAIKYCISSEFSRKPRSLNDVDRWKATEFRQFLLYTGIIVMKSVLSPYCYNHFVTLSIAVRILADPQLCISFNDYANSLLIWFVSNFGNIYGDEYLSYNVHNLLHIAKDVQTFGCLDNFSCFKYENYMQKIKRKLHQSGKPLEELSNRIFEESQLPIQPFRVMQYPIIIFKNNRISYLQFQNFKIGINEIDNCVLIDNKSVAFILEIFEENNVLFVLAQCFLNPTSFFTTPCPSERLGIFQIAKNTTSNTIKIPVTRITRKCLKVKNLSEVGSYITIPLLLTATENTV; encoded by the coding sequence ATGCCTAAAGATATTCAGTTTTTATGCAAAAGGCGAaagaatcaattaataaatcacgaattaaataaagttcttaattataatactttgcatttaattaaattggatGAGGCGTCTAGTGCAAtgacaaatacaaaaacaacTATGATTAATAGTGTTGAAACGtctaaaattaacatttcccAAGATGAAGacgaaaataatgaattatcaGCACAATTGCTGTCAGATAACGAAAATGTTCAGCATAACTCTGAATTGCAGGAAAGTTTTTCAACAGATAGCGAATGCAATAATGGTACAACTTTAACAGAAGATTTACAACAATTCATAATTGAGCGTTGTATATCACATAATACTTCAAACAAATTACTACAAATTTTGAGGAAACACGGTCACGTTGAATTGCCTACTGATGTTAGGGTTTTAGTTAAAACACCACGCAATACATCTGCAACTTTTATTTCGCTGGGCAGTGGTAAATATATCCATTTTGGTCTTGCATCAGGTTTGAAACgatcaataaaaatgtattcaaattttattaatgataataacattaagattaatattaatgttgatgGGTTGCCAATTTCAAAAAGTTCTGGTAGTCAATTCTGGCCAATAATGATTTCTATTCaagatattgatatatatacgtTGCCAGTTATAATTGGAGTTTATCACGGTATGTGCAAACCAAATAATTGCAATGATTTCTTAGCAAACTTTGTCGATGAATTGGTATTACTTTccaaaaatggtataattgtttccaataaaaaatatgtagttattGTAAATGCAATAGTATGTGATGCTCCAGcaaaatcatttattacaTGTACAAAAGGTCATACGGGATATTTTGCATGTTCTAAATGCATTCAAGAAGGTGATTTTGTGCGAAATAGAGTGATTTTTCCAGAAACAAATAACGCTTTACGTACAGATCAGTCATTTAGAAATCGGACTCAATCCGAACATCATAATGGTGATTCTATTTTAGAGAGACTTTCAATTGACATGGTATTGCAAATTGGATTGGATTATATGCATCTTGTTTGTTTAGGTGTTATGAAACGAATGTTGCAATTATGGGTcagaggaaaaaaagatgtCAGATTAGTAACAGGTGATGTTGATTCCGTTTCACATGATTTATTagcgataaaatattgcatttcatccgaattttcaagaaaacctAGATCTTTAAATGATGTAGACAGATGGAAGGCAACGGAATTCcgtcaatttttgttatacaCGGGTATAATTGTTATGAAATCTGTGCTATCTCCGTATTGTTACAATCACTTTGTTACTCTTAGCATTGCTGTAAGGATATTGGCTGATCctcaattatgtatttcattcAATGATTATGCGAATTCATTGTTAATATggtttgtttctaattttggtAATATCTACGGTGATGAATATCTGTCTTATAATGTTCACAACTTGCTTCATATAGCCAAAGATGTACAAACCTTTGGTTGCTTAGATAATTTTAGTTGTTTCaaatacgaaaattatatgcagaaaataaaacgaaaattaCACCAATCCGGAAAACCTTTAGAAGAGTTGTCCAATCGTATATTCGAAGAATCACAGCTTCCAATCCAACCGTTCCGCGTTATGCAATAtccaatcattatttttaaaaacaacagAATTTCTTATctacaatttcaaaatttcaaaattggtataaatgaaattgataATTGTGTTTTAATAGATAACAAGTCGGTggcttttattttagaaatatttgaagaaaataatgttttatttgttcttgcgcagtgttttttaaatccaaCTTCTTTTTTCACAACACCATGTCCTTCAGAAAGACTTGGCATATTTCAAATTGCAAAGAATACGACttcaaatactattaaaattccAGTAACACGAATAACCAGAAAATGTTTGAAAGTTAAAAATCTTTCTGAAGTAGGCTCTTACATCACAATTCCGCTTTTACTTACTGCAACAGAAAATACTGTTTAA
- the LOC105669186 gene encoding uncharacterized protein isoform X2: MAKVNKETNYAVVKFLSDGTFSEIPILWLIQHNNIVRECWWPPRTANCATLIANCAHPNNTWKRYDVNFIKYCTSLESARKNASDANYETTDEERLGRGKRQHIPFNCCSSEEESDPCANKKKSRLYSNAISASPLYPDTLSLEYEYSNASISNASMSNASISNAFVSNASILNKSQSNAIPTISNASDYAMAATAQQEREMESHVASNIDLNTPIIIEGFENTNDLQTDNNSNITEMLQQILRMLAVLNLSHKEVKQRLKKLEDVVKTSYPQRASDLHQDCEIMKEFLPFTTIDAVQEFDKVLLRTKEIAVQFRQFILKTGGNNPKDSIHRNLKKIFSNECAMQCSWKGLRNNFRISNLKVINILKGEITSQFSLTETEFDNIASEWFRFAKQRKERSDKAKEKEME, from the exons ATGGCCAaagtaaataaagaaacaaactACGCtgtagtaaaatttttgtcgGATGGAACTTTTTCTGAAATTCCAATATTGTGGCTCAttcaacataataatatagttCGTGAATGTTGGTGGCCACCACGGACAGCCAATTGTGCAACGCTAATAGCAAATTGTGCTCATCCAAATAATACGTGGAAACGATATGACGtgaactttataaaatattgta CATCTCTTGAATCCGCTCGGAAAAATGCATCAGATGCAAATTATGAAACAACAGATGAAGAAAGATTAGGACGAGGGAAAAGGCAACATATTCCTTTCAATTGTTGCAGTAGTGAGGAAGAATCTGACCCatgtgcaaataaaaaaa aaAGCCGCTTGTATTCGAATGCAATATCAGCATCACCCTTGTATCCTGATACGCTCAGTTTAGAATATGAATATTCTAATGCATCTATATCAAATGCATCTATGTCGAATGCATCTATTTCCAATGCATTCGTATCAAATGcatctatattaaataaatcacaatCAAACGCAATCCCAACCATATCAAACGCAAGCGACTATGCTATGGCAGCAACTGCACAACAAG AACGAGAAATGGAATCACATGTTGCAAGTAATATAGACCTCAACACACCGATAATAATAGAAG gattTGAAAATACTAATGATTTGCAAACtgataataattcaaacataacag aaatgcTACAGCAAATATTAAGAATGCTAGCCGTATTAAATCTTTCGCATAAAGAAGTCAAACaacgtttaaaaaaacttgaggATGTTGTAAAAACATCCTATCCACAAAGAGCTTCGGATCTACATCAAGATtgtgaaataatgaaagaattcTTACCTTTTACAACAATTGATGCTGTACAGGAATTTGACAAGGTATTATTACGTACGAAGGAGATAGCAGTGCAATTt AgacaatttatcttaaaaaccGGCGGAAATAATCCGAAGGACAGCATACATCGAAATCTGAAGAAAATCTTCAGTAATGAATGTGCGATGCAATGTTCTTGGAAAGGgttacgaaataattttcgcATTTCTAACTTAAAGGtgataaatattctaaaag GAGAAATAACATCGCAGTTCAGTCTTACAGAGActgaatttgataatatcgCCAGCGAATGGTTTCGCTTTGCCAAGCAGCGAAAGGAAAGAAGCGATAAGGCTAAGGAGAAGGAAATGGAGTAA
- the LOC137001073 gene encoding uncharacterized protein — protein sequence MPGRQPVEVAAQQLVQAPVQVQEVIEMPARQPVQAPTRQPVQAPTRQPVQAPEIVTQRWHNTHGQRAQPKQNIFYKKKAQKQTIITPAWYPAPCAPSHTPSYASSHASCIRAYAPPYTGTYGVAYAPTCPPPCPPQYPPPTFNSSYNPYSYYW from the exons ATGCCTGGCCGACAGCCCGTTGAGGTGGCTGCCCAACAACTTGTTCAGGCGCCCGTTCAGGTGCAGGAAGTCATCGAGATGCCTGCCCGACAACCCGTTCAGGCACCTACCCGACAACCCGTTCAGGCGCCTACCCGACAACCCGTTCAGGCGCCCGAAATTGTGACACAGAGATGGCACAACACACATGGTCAGAGAGCGCAAccaaagcaaaatattttttataag AAGAAGGCACAGAAACAGACGATTATAACACCTGCGTGGTATCCTGCACCGTGCGCTCCGTCGCATACTCCATCGTATGCTTCATCGCATGCTTCATGTATTCGAGCATACGCTCCACCGTATACTGGAACGTACGGTGTAGCGTATGCTCCAACGTGCCCGCCACCGTGCCCGCCACAGTATCCGCCACCGACGTTCAATTCATCATACAATCCATACAGTTATTATTGGTAA